The Oncorhynchus tshawytscha isolate Ot180627B linkage group LG12, Otsh_v2.0, whole genome shotgun sequence genome includes a window with the following:
- the LOC112262963 gene encoding transmembrane protein 230, with protein MTARNSVTHGIPNTKVRYSKLASDDDGYIDLQFKKSPPKVPYKAIALATGLFLIGSLLITIGALLLAGYFEVTHADRTVPVLIIGILVFLPGFYHLRIAYYASKGYRGYSYDDIPDFDD; from the exons ATGACAGCTCGCAACAGTGTAACACATGGAATACCCAACACTAAGGTCAGGTACTCCAAATTAGCCAGTGATGATGACGGCTACATTGACCTGCAG TTCAAAAAGAGCCCACCCAAGGTCCCATACAAAGCCATTGCACTGGCCACTGGCCTCTTCTTGATTGGCTCTCTGTTGATCACCATTGGAGCCCTCCTATTGGCAGGATACTTTGAAGTCACA CATGCTGACCGGACTGTGCCTGTTCTCATCATTGGAATCCTGGTTTTCCTTCCTGGATTCTATCACCTGCGGATAGCTTACTATGCATCAAAGGGCTACCGTGGTTACTCCTATGATGATATACCAGATTTTGATGATTGA